The stretch of DNA AAAAACTTACCCTATTGTTGTGTTGAATGTGTGTTATAAAGATTACATTACATTTTCAGCACACtgcaaaaatgatttttttttaaaaaagaaaaaacaacaaaaatataatagtttaccataattttgacaaattcacctattatcaaataatattttagcgcttataaaaattaaattgaaaaaatttagaAGTTTCTACGTATAAAAATAGTGATAGCATAATTTATTATCTcaataaaaacaacaatagAAAAGAATcatctatgaaaaaaaaaagtccaaaaCTCTATGAAAcaattgacaaaaaataataaattaacagTCTAGCTAACGAGTGTCTCTGGGATCTCTTTAagaattcaattaaaaatattatttatttaaaaaattcaaaatttcaattttaaatatattattttatatttttccatattttttttaaagaatactCTGGAAACActtgttaacattttccataaaataaattatgtaagAGTGAAAGAAAAGTGatgataaattttaaacaaataatatttcatttagtaaaaaaaattcaataaattgaataaattattttattttagttaattaattaattaataaaaaaagaagattgaAAAGAAGAACACGCAAACGCAACAACAAGGGCTTCCCCACACCATCTCTCCCGACAAACAAATCCAGCCCATTCTTGTTCCTTCACCACCGAACAGAACACACCCCTTCTCTCTAACATACGCCTCTTTTCTTAACCTACGCACCCCACTCTTTTCATTTTCCATAACCCCTCTCTCATCGagattcaattcaattcaatccaCCACCACCCATTGGAATCAATTCCGGTGGTGTTTGGTTAtattagggttagggtttctGAGAGATGTGGGATGCTTCAGCCATTGATGAATATTCTCTTTCCATGTTGGAAGCCGTTCGGGCACGGTGACGATTCTTCATCAGGCATTGTTGGAAGAGAAGGAAAAGACGGATTACTTTGGTTTCGTGATATTGGAAGATATGGCTCCGGTGAATTCTCCATGGCTGTTGTTCAAGCTAATCAAATCCTTGAAGATCAGAGTCAGATCGAATCTGGTCCTCTTGGAACGTTCGTCGGTGTTTACGATGGTCATGGTGGACCTGATGCTGCTCGTTACGTTTGCGATCATTTGTTCCGTAATTTTCAAGGTTTTTCAATTCTCTCTTATGTAGGGTTCGTTCAATTCAATTCATGGATTCGCTTTCACGTGATCGTTCAtcctttaactttttttttttgccttttcaCGTGAATCAATTCAATAAAAGTTGAAAATTTCACGCAGATACAGTGATACTGATTTTGATATGATTTATTGCATATGAGTTTTTATctcctttttgttttgttttggtatTAATTAACCCTCTGGAAGGGTCCCCTGATAATCctgagttcggccgcgaggtctGAGGTCTGACAAAGAATTGTTTCCACCTGGAATTAAACTCGGGCCGGGTTCTACCAAACAAACAATTTGTCTTAATGGAGCTTGTTAACCACTTGAACCCAATTACTTGGTTTTTTTTGGTAGGGTTGAATTGAATGTAGGAAAATCGTTAActacttgaaagttgaaaccaaTTTCTTCACGTGTTGATTAAAATGGGtgttgttattatttatttatgttgaaatatattgtttttgttgCAGCCGTATCAAGTGAGTCAAGGGGTGTTGTGACGGATGAGACAATTCAATCAGCTTTTCGTTTAACTGAAGAAGGTTTTACTGCCAGGGTTTCTGAATTATGGAATACTCGACCTCAAGTTGCAACTACCGGAACATGTTGTTTGGTTGGAGTGATTTTTCAGCAGACACTTTTTGTGGCGAATCTAGGAGATTCCCGTGTTGTTTTGGGAAAGAAAGTTGGGAATACTGGTGGGATTGCAGCGATTCAGCTGTCTACAGAACATAATGCGAATCTTGAGCCTGTTAGACATGAGCTTAAAGAGTTACACCCTCATGATCCCCAGATTGTTGTCCTCAAGCATGGAGTGTGGAGAGTAAAAGGCATTATTCAGGTAAATTTTAGTTCTTTAAATGTGGTGGGTCTATTATACATTTGTTGATTGCGTTAGTTCTTTATTGTGTTTTCTGGTTTTCTCCTTGAAGTATTGTGTGGAAGAAAATTTTGCTTTATGTTTTGATAATAGGTTGTTGTGTTTTCCTCATTTCATGCTATGTATTCTTATTCGCACAACGCACACTCGTTTTCTTCTGCATTATTGTTGCCATAAATTCGTCCAAAGTTCCTAAGTAAATAAGGGGTTTTTAGGAGATTTATAATACAGTAACTTTCTTCTGTTCCCTTCTTAgttgtttgttgtttaagaaaagaaaagtagCAAATGATTCTCATTGTACTGAGTCTTCATTTCTCACAATTTTAatcgttttaatttttctaaagcATTGTGACATATAGTTCCATATAACGGATGCAAAGCAGACTTGGGAAGTATAGTGAATGGTGATTGGTTATACTGTTCATTTGGCTTTTCATTTGCCGCATCCCATTGATTTAAATGTTAGTGTGTCTTGTCCACATGCAAGTTTACAAATGACAAGTTCAAACACTcgcaaaaataaaacataaaattcatTTGCTTGGTTTAAACTTCAGAGCTGTCTTTGTGCCCCTCAAAATTTTATCTTTCTGGTGCTTTTGGTTAATTCGTGTGTACAGCAATACGGAAAAATTTAACATGCATGTGTTTGCTTCATATGTTTGTAGTATATTCCCAATTGACATTTCGAAAACAGAGTAGTCTCGATTTGAATGACAATTAAAGTGTCtggataaaaaaacaaaacaggtCAATATCATACAATGTATATTGTGTAATATTTCTGATGTTAGATTAGTGGTATATATAAAGCTGTTCCTATCCTATTCTATTGAATCAGATGATTTATGTGCTAGAACTTTTGATTGCTGCATGCCAACTGTGAGACACATTTTAAGCATAAATTATCTGACATGGCATCTATAAATCTTGTTTGCTTTTAAAGGAATCTTGATGGTTTGTTTGGATTTGAGGGAAAAATGGGTGGATACAGAAAATATGTAGAACGAAAAGGAATTGGGATGCCTTTGATAGAAACAGAGAACGAGGGAAACGAAATGCATTTAGTTACAATGGGTTCCCAAGAAACTTGAGAGTTGCCTACTGACTTCTCTGTCCATTTCCCTATTTACTTCAAACTTGCTTTTCGagtaaaaatattcaaatataaaaGTCACTTCACTTCAAActcgattttataaaatttggttCATTCAATCCACTTATTGTAATGTTGGTTAGGTGAGTGGATGCCAAATTTGTCATTTCATACAGATTTGCTCTCCCCCGATTTTGGTCTCTTAGGAAACCGTTTTTTCATGAATTatacaaatatgttttttttctctctacaaTCAAACACGACAACTGATATATTTTTCCCGGTTTCTCTAACTGAACATACTGTATGATGTTGTAATGAATTCTAGAAAAATGTTGCAAGAGAAACAGATAAAGAATGGAATGGTGCGTGTGTGTGGGGATTGGAGATAAGAAAAAATATCGATGATTGAAGAATCAATAATTTATGTGCCTATGTGGTTTAGAGGAAAGGGTAGGAATTTAGGTTACAGGCTAATATGGTGCACATTGCACGGGAAAGAAATATACTATCAttcctcaaaattttgatatcATGAGACTGCTTGCAGCAATGGGTGTTTAGCAGCATACTCCCAGGATCTTTCATTTGATTGACTGAAACAAggattttaatttcttataatttgCAATGGGGTGCGGCTGTCAACTCCAATAATATTTTCCAAGTTTCAAAAGATCTAcaattgtgaattttttttagattcttACAATGTGGATTGAGCCtaactcattcttacaaaaccagcttgtaaggtgaggacttttcaccacttataaacacattgtCAGGTCATATCTCatccaatgtgagactcttaacacatcCCTCACGCCTAACAGTTGACATTTGGAGTGTGGATTCTtaaccattttttatttgaaaaatttaaatgattttATGATGGATGTGATAGGATAAAAAAACATCTGCTTTTACTGTGCTTGCTCTTCTGTTTATCAGAACACTGGTAACACAGTGTTTCAAGTATGGCTTCTGCTATAAATAGATTATAGAAGAATCTACTTTCAAGTATTTGAATTATTTGtacaagaaaaatgaatgtggCAGCAATGTCCAGCTTTTAAATATGCTTTTTCAGTTTAACTCTGctgtttttgaattttatttacgGAAAATGTTTCAATTTTCCCAAGTAACTCATGTAACCATTATCTTATTTGTTAGTGTTGTTTTCCACACACTGGTTTTATGACATTATCACATCATTACTTCCATGATATTTGGTGCAGGTTTCTAGATCTATAGGAGACGTATATATGAAACATGCACAGTTTAACCGGGAACCAATTAATCCGAAGTTCAGACTTCCTGAACCAATGCACATGCCTATCTTGTCTGCTAATCCATCTATTCTTTCTCATCCTCTCCATCCAAATGATTCCTTCCTTATATTTGCATCAGATGGTTTATGGGAGCACCTGAATAATGACCAAGCAGTCGAGATTGTTCACAGAAGTCCCCGCGCGGTATGAGTCTttactttgttttttgttattcttAATGCACCTATTTGTGCACTCTTGGTACTTAGTTTCCTTATATTCAGTTTACATTACTgcggatttttttttaaactcgaTTAAACCCATCAATTGATTCTACAACATAGCAACTTGTCATCTGAGGGTGACTCCTCTTTTCTTCTAATATTACAGTGAAAAGAAGAGTgtctgacgcagtacggaagcgctaggttagcaaaacgctaaacctaatggataaagacaagccgcaaacacaaacttgtcaaaatagggtttcggagtccaccgaaagagtaatttggagtccaccaaatttgagaaaattctctataattttattgaatgaaaaaaagttgccttcaaggctacaagagtttaccttaaatagtagtgaaaaataaaaataacaaatcttctaaaagattgtaaaaataaaaataacaaacctagctaaataaaaataacaaatctacctaaaatataaaaataactaatctaggtgaaatataaaaataagaaatctacctaaaatataataaaactaaatctaactaaaataataaaatactgaagaaatcctcctacatcagtctcctctacctcaaaagaactcgaccccgagttctcatcttgataaGGAGCTTCCCTTGCAAGTTGATTCCTCcaatgaacaagagaccaccctcctggatcccattgaGTGAAGTGAGAGGACCCGTCTTGTGCCAACACATCCAAATTACCACCGGGGTCCCATTCCTCAAAGATGGCATACAAAGTTGGAAATTTATCACAGAAGGATGTTTGACCCACCTTAGTTAACATGTATGAGTTAGTGTCACTAACATCAAGTTCACTAATTAGGTAATAATAATGGTGCTGAATGAGGGAAGTTTGAGAACTCCAAGTATCAACTTCAAGTGGCTCATTCTCACTTATTTGAATCTCGGTTGCTGCATCCATGATCCTTTCAAACGCAACCATTGATTCATTGTGATATTTAGACGCTGGTACTATGCAATCTGTGACTGTCGTCGCCTCTGTTTGGACACAGATTAAAGGAGCAGATTGCACATTGGGATTGATGACGTTTGAAACCATAGCTGATTTGGTGTTATCGATTTCAAAATCCACGACTTCATCGTGTTGGGAATCTCTAATAACATCGTGAACTTGCTCGACTTCATCGGCctctttattttcatctttggaTTCTTCACCTTCAACTGAAACATCTGGTTCAACAACTACTTCAGTTTCTTTCGGTTTGGATTTATCAGCAGAATCGTCAAGTTTCTCGGGATGAGATGGTTGGTTATCATCTAGGGTTTCATTAGCTATGTGACGTAGTTGAAAATTGTTGGcatgattgttgttgttggaattATTGAGGAGGCTCCATGCTTCATCGAATTTAACCTTAACATACCAATTAATATACGTTATCAAAACAGAAtgtttagcaatatctttaatcgtCTTACGCAAGTTACCTGACATTCTGTAAGCATGTCTCAAAAGGTCGGACAAGGAGTAATCTTTGTTGCAACAAAACGGACAACGATATGTCGAATCAGAGATTTTAAACGTGTAGTAATCATCCTTCAACCTTTTGTAGTATCTACGCTCATAGTATTCCAAATCAGATTCACCACGCGTATGTTCTGATTTTATGTAGGTAACAATAGTTTGGTTGTTATTACGAACCCTAATAACCGGAATTCGTTCTCCTCCCCTATTCGGATTGATTCTGTTGTTGTTAACGTTGTTGGATAACGTCGTCATCTGTGTTGTCAGAGCGGTTATGGCCCCGGTTAAACCCGCTATGGCACCATCAAACTCTGTTTTCGTCATCGGTtgatctcccatctgatcacgttagaaaagaacaggagaaacctgctctgataccaactgacgcagtacggaagcgctaggttagcaaaacgctaaacctaatggataaagacaagccgcaaacacaaacttgtcaaaatagggtttcggagtccaccgaaagagtaatttggagtccaccaaatttgagaaaattctctataattttattgaatgaaaaaaagttgccttcaaggctacaagagtttaccttaaatagtagtgaaaaataaaaataacaaatcttctaaaagattgtaaaaataaaaataacaaacctagctaaataaaaataacaaatctacctaaaatataaaaataactaatctaggtgaaatataaaaataagaaatctacctaaaatataataaaactaaatctaactaaaataataaaatactgaagaaatcctcctacatcagtgTCTGTCAATGTtgtcaaaattaaaattctacTTAGGATTAGGAGGTTGAAAAGCCGTCAATTGTAACACAGAAAATTATATAGATAGGAAAAATAACCTTCAAATCAAAGTATCTAACTGAAGTCGGTTGAAAATTCATAATCATACTCAGGTCATTTAGAGCTAATAATGAGCCCAATAAGTGTTTTATAATAATTCAActaaaacatataataataagaGGCAGTGAGGCATTAAGCTCAAAGGTACAAAAAGAAGAGGTAGACAAAAGCTCGAAGGTATAAGTTTCAAACTTCTCTGTACAAGTGCATGTTCAATATTGCTAACTAGGAGTTGGTTTTTAGTAGTTTGGGTTACCCAAAAGCGTGAGTGGAGAAGGCAAAGAGATCATGCGAGTTAGGGAATGAGAAGATAGGAAAGATGAGGGTTAATTTGGGTGAGCATATGTGAGTTTTTCTCTCATGGGCAGCTGCTTTAGAAGATTTTGGGTTGACAAAGATCACAGATATAGATATTCCAAGTTTGCAAGGTGATCTGATCCCACTTTGATCCCCAGAGCTGCAATCCAAGCCATGATTCTGCATGGAGAGGGCGGCAAAACTCCTAGAATCCTGTGATTCTATGGATACGAGTGCGAGTTTTCAACACTGGTGTGTGTAATTGCCATAGTTACAAGTCATATGATTCATTGTCCATAGTTTCTCAACTGTTTGTCTGGTGCTTTTAAGCATGGTTATGGGTATCTTACAATGCATGTGAGTGGTATTTTGATTCGATATAAAACTTAACCTAGTTGATACCAATATCTAGTGTGTATCTATTGTGGGCATGCATATCATCTTGAATCCCAATTCATTATAGTAAATTCATTATGAATCACCACCTAAACAAACTTATTGTAACCAACCACTTATGTTTGTCAACTTTGTATAGCTAGTCACTTGTTTTTACTCAAATGTCATATAGGATGAATTATGCTTGTTTTGCTATGAGGCGAAGTAGCTTGTTTCTAACCTGGCCTTAAAATTTGATCAGGTCAAATCTTGTTTAACTAAGACCGGTCCATTTAAAGACTCGATAAGAATAACCAAAAATAACAACAGAACTTAACAATCACCTAACAACCTAATCAACTTACTAACTTATCCAACACTTCATTATCCTTTGTTCTATTATCCTAACAACCCCAGAGTGAATTGGATCTTCCAGTCAGTATGCAATGTGTTCCCCTAATACTTGAGCAGCTTTTTCAGATTGTTGAAATATAAATTCATGATAAGACTCTTGCATTTAAGTTGTCTGCAATTTGAATTGAGGggtgattttgaaattttagttggttgttgatttttatatttctcACAGCCTTGCTGCCATTCTCTCGCCTTTATTGATTTCATAACTGtgtttatattttctatttttttgataaaataactGTTTATATTAATTGTGCTGATCTATACATGTTAATGCAGGGTATTGCCAAGAAACTTATCAAGGCTGCCCTGCAGGAAGCAGCTAGAAAACGAGAAATGCGATATTCAGACCTTCGTTCAATTGACAAGAAAGTGCGACGGCATTTTCATGACGATATAACTGTTATTGTTTTATTCTTAAATCACGACCTTATAACTAGAAGTACAGTTCAAAACCCGCCACTGTCAATTCGAAGTGCTCTCAATCACTGACTTGTATGATTGTAAGCATGATTTGTCTTTACGGGTATTCTGGCAATGGTACCAATACTTAGAAGATAACACACACCTGGCACGTTGCCAGAATAGACATGCGGCAAACCCTTGGTAACAATGGTGCTGGCAAGTATGGTTACTGGTATTGAGATATAACTGGGATGACTTATTGGTGATACTCCgatttataacatgttagaGATTTATGCATGTCATTGACAAAACAAGAATTTATGAATGAAATTGacaacaaaaatcataaaagtaACTCTTGGTTTCAATGCAAAAAAGAGTAACTCTTGGTTTAGTAATTCCCGTCCAAATTTACATAATGTTGTTACTAAAAATTCTTAACTAAATCTTTTTGTTCAAATAATTGATCTTTAATGGTGTAAAATTAGTTTACATTGATATAAAATATTCCTTTTTCTCAAATATTAAAGGAAATTCATGTGAAACGTTGGGCCTATTTGGGAGTGTGCAGAGGAGAAGAAATagagaaattttcatttttgagaGTCTTTGTGATAAATGAatgtttgtttttaatatatttgtttaatattgCGAGAGTTAGATTTGGAGAATTTAATCAAGTCTCCCAAAATTCTCCTCGATTATCTTTGATCTAATACAATTTGAGTTTCTCCAAACTAAAAATTAACCCCTCAACGTTCATCCCTCTCAAAGtccttcattctttttttttttaatatatacttGTAAGAAAGAAAGGTTATGAATTACGATTGTTGCACACATGCAACTACAAGACTAAAGAGAATCCAAATTCACTTTGTACAACTACAACTCTTAAATaagaaatttcatatttgtataaattattcttatttttcattCGGTGATAGGCCGCAACCTCTTACATAAGCAGAGCACACTtgatctcttttttctttttttctttttttgaatggcaCACACTTGATCTCATTGAATCGTTCATGCTACCCAAACATGTTTAAATAATCCATACGATTCTTGTTTGACTTTTAGACTTACGGTTCGTTTAGCCCAGCTTTTTTTAAAGCTTatctaatataaattaaattttatgctattttataagttcacactagtggaaattgtaattttataagctattttatcataaactaccttgacaaacttataataatatataataattgcataaactgtttgcataatctctaaaaaaaactgGGCCAAACGAGCTCATATGATATACCAAGACTCAACATATTTGTCAGATTGTCAAGCAATAACTTGATATCCATAATTATCATCTCCTATACAATCGACGAAATCTCCAATAAATTTGTTCAGAAATCTCCAATAAATTGATACATTAACAGAGGCAATTCATCAATCCAATTGTGAACCGCTAAGTCCTATAACCCCATTGCAACTGCAAGCCTACATACATTCCTGACGCACAAGTATTGCCTTGCATTGTAGTCCAACACTAGATTTCACCCATTGCAAGCCTACTATCTTCTTGTAATAGTTTTTTTGCGAGTCTTTGTAACGTGAAGATTCTATTCTTTTAGCTCCTCACTAAACATATTGACTTATTATTTGGGTTATATAATATTTTGCCCAATGTAATGTTAGAGAATTTCGGTTACTCCCCTCACTAAGCATGTCATGTCATCATTTATGTCCAGTTATATGTCAGCATGTTCAATGAAGGACTAAAATGACGAAATCTTCACATTACATCGTtgaaatcacaaaaagaaaaagatattataAGGGATAAACACTATTTAACCATGTAAAATATTCACCTACTTTTTCAAAGTCAAATCTCCATAGAAAAGTGACAAATGGTAGTAGTTCGttaattgttagtttttgttgAGGTGAAAATCAAATTTGTGATCATCTTTATCACTTCTCTCCTTAATTCTTTCACCTTAATCACCAAGTCAACCTTATAACTCTCGAATCATTGTAATGTTGGTTCCCATAATTCCTATGATCAACAATAATATGGAGTTTTGTAAAAAAGAAATGGAGTAAACTTCCTCTATaattgtttaataaaaatattatgccatttatttttccaaaaaaaaaaatcataaaaatatatattttgaaccTTTCCTTTCTCTTGCTGGCGAAATTTAGGATGCAAAATTATATTTAGcttttattgaagaaaaaaaagaaaaacaatttctCAATCCTCCCtcctaatatattaatatgggggATTTATCAAATAgacactttctttttttattgtgtaattttatctaaaaatacactataaaaaaaaatacgcTTTTGGCTCAGTGAAACGAAGCAGTTAAAGGAAAcataaattgattaaaaaattattcttatcCATATCCATATTCCATATACTAATATTCTAGAAGATTCGACCTATATATACCGTTGAAATTGAAATTCGCAAAACCGTTTAACCCGCCAAAATGAAAGAGcaacaaactctaaccaaaCTCTCTGCTCGCGCCACCGAGAACCGTACCGGAAGATCCAAAGATTTTCCGTCGAAGAAATCCGAAAAGGCACAAATTCATCAATTCCTAACTTCGTCGAATCTTCAGATCACTGATTCATCTTCATCGGTTTCTGAAGAATCTGTGAATTCTGAAGAATCTGTGAATTTTTCGCCGTTTTCTGAGATCACGAAAGAAAATCTCACTGAAGATGCTACGGTAAGTACCATAGCTTATAATTCTTCTTCCGATGTTCTTCTGTTCGTCATTTATATCAATGCGACACTGAACTGTTAAACGCTACTGAAAGTTCGTCATCCTCTAttaatttgttgtttatttAGTAATTTAAAGCTTCGAGAAAATTTTCAATGTGGAAATTAGTTTTCTGTGATGATTTACTAATTCATGTGTTAGAATTGGTGATTAGATTTAGATCTGTTGATATATTGTTAGAATTGGCTAATTCATGTGTTAGAATTGGTGATTAGATTTAGATTTAGTTTTCTGTGATGATTTACTAATTCATGTGTTAGAATTGGTGATTAGATTTAGATCTGTTGATATATTGTTAGAATTTTCGATTCTGTCGATTTAAAgaattgtgaaatttttttatgttcaaattaCTTTTCTGTgattatttactaatttatgcATTAGAAACTGTGATTAGATTTAGATCTATTGATATATGGTTGACGTGTGTTTGAATTTTCAATGCAACTGTGATTGAAACTTTCAAGCACTTGGAATTTAAGTGTTAACGCTTCAACTGATTGATATGAATCTTTCTGTTTTAGGCTTTCTTGTTAGAAGAACCTGCCTCTGTAACTTTGCTTCAGCCTGAAAAGATCATTTGTATAACCGATGCGTGTGAGTATGAAATGATCAAGTTCACCAGTGGCAGTGTGGAGGATACTATGAATTTTCTACAACAATTTAAAGCTGATTTGATCGTCACTTCGGACAATGCTGATCTGCAGTATAAGAAGCTTAGGGATGAGATAATTGAGTATGTTTTACAGGAACTCAATCACAATGTGCAGCCTGAGTATGTTTCGCGGAAAAAACCTTTTCTGTTTCTCTGTGTCATCGTTTGGTTTATTGTAGTGTTAGCTGTGCTTTTCTTCACTCCTGATGTTGATTGTGGACTAGTTCCAACTTGAACCATTCCACTGAAGCTGATTTGGTATTCTTCCATTTGCAAATGATACAACATTGGTTCACAGACTTGAGGTCAATTGAATTGTTCTCAATTTGTATTAGTGTTTTTATGGAAGGTTCAAATGTATGGGTATCAAATGTATAGGTATCAAATGTATAGGTTCTATAGGCCTGAAACACAATTCACCTCGCCCTGTAAATGATCATTTTAATTTCCTACCTAAATGACTGGATTTTGACACTAGAGGTGTTCTTCTATTAGGGGACAGTGTCACTAAATCTTAAGAAGATATAAACACACAAAccaaaacatttttaataatttattatataatcatGGAGATCTTGTAGCCTGGATTTGTTACTAAATATGGGAgcaaaaaaagaaacaaggaGGCAAGACAGATGCAATCAAGaagctgattttttttttataaagatagTTTGTGGTAGTGATCAATTGTAAGTTGTGATGCTGGTCATCTTTTTGTGATGCAGGACAGGACATGGGTTAAATTTGGTTCTTTTTAAGGCattataactttttaaataaattagatTCACTAAAAGTCTAAAACCATGCTACCTTATCCTGCTTCATCTATTGCCATGGAGACAGTTATTAATAAGATTCAATGAATCCATTAGTTtgaaatgacttttttttttcacttgtgCTGCCTGCTTGTAAAACTTGTAACTTCATGGAGTTACCATGACCTGCCATGCCACTAGTAGATGAATGTACTTTTTAATTCAAATGCATGTGGGAATAGGACATTAATAGCTAGCTTTACTTAAAAGCAGGATTTGGTGTATACAAAATTTCAATTAGAACATTACCatgttattttaggttttaGAATTGGGGACATAAGTAGGGTGTGTCTATATACTTTAACTGATTGTTTCTGCTCCTTTGCTTAATCCCCGGGAGACGAATGGCTGTTATTTAACACTAGCTAATGCTTTGTAAAGCAAATTTGACTCTCCAACACCACATTTTAGTTAGTGCTAGATACACACATTGCTGTTTACATGCATCCTGCTGTAAGGTCCGACGATATACTTTTTTATCTTAACCTTTTGATTTTAATGAAAAGGTCATCTTACTAATTCAAAATTCATTCGGAAAATAAGTAAAGTCTCACCAAATGATGGAAGTTATATAACTGTGTTTTCTTTGCAAAACATACATTTGTCTTACCAAACTTTCATTCATGTAATAATATGAAGAAACCTCCA from Trifolium pratense cultivar HEN17-A07 linkage group LG5, ARS_RC_1.1, whole genome shotgun sequence encodes:
- the LOC123884366 gene encoding probable protein phosphatase 2C 42, encoding MLQPLMNILFPCWKPFGHGDDSSSGIVGREGKDGLLWFRDIGRYGSGEFSMAVVQANQILEDQSQIESGPLGTFVGVYDGHGGPDAARYVCDHLFRNFQAVSSESRGVVTDETIQSAFRLTEEGFTARVSELWNTRPQVATTGTCCLVGVIFQQTLFVANLGDSRVVLGKKVGNTGGIAAIQLSTEHNANLEPVRHELKELHPHDPQIVVLKHGVWRVKGIIQVSRSIGDVYMKHAQFNREPINPKFRLPEPMHMPILSANPSILSHPLHPNDSFLIFASDGLWEHLNNDQAVEIVHRSPRAGIAKKLIKAALQEAARKREMRYSDLRSIDKKVRRHFHDDITVIVLFLNHDLITRSTVQNPPLSIRSALNH
- the LOC123885697 gene encoding uncharacterized protein LOC123885697; this translates as MKEQQTLTKLSARATENRTGRSKDFPSKKSEKAQIHQFLTSSNLQITDSSSSVSEESVNSEESVNFSPFSEITKENLTEDATAFLLEEPASVTLLQPEKIICITDACEYEMIKFTSGSVEDTMNFLQQFKADLIVTSDNADLQYKKLRDEIIEYVLQELNHNVQPEYVSRKKPFLFLCVIVWFIVVLAVLFFTPDVDCGLVPT